From the Candidatus Peregrinibacteria bacterium genome, one window contains:
- a CDS encoding mechanosensitive ion channel family protein gives MNVVPFLESIEPILESIEPTLSYTIFGNTIGAYSFALSVFILIWIAIILFRTVILKHLRIFAEKTEDKLDDEIITVVEGISSFFYFFLAFYLMMKSLSLGGSFHKALDGIFFFLIILEAVRFAHLFIDITFERSLKKDSEMAKNGMRLVATILLWVIGGLMILSNLGYDITALAASLGIGGIAVALAAQNILGDLFSSFSIYFDRPFQIDDFIIVGNDMGVVKKIGLKTTRIMTLRGEELVVSNQELTSTRVLNFKKMNRRRIVFTFGVEYGTPTKKLEHISEMIQNIIHDEKLTEYDRCHFSSFGESSLTFECVYYVDSPEYNVYMDIQESINLAILKAFEQEGISMAFPTRTLYMRTEEK, from the coding sequence ATGAATGTCGTTCCGTTTCTCGAATCAATCGAACCAATTCTCGAATCAATCGAACCAACACTCTCATACACGATTTTCGGAAATACTATTGGGGCATATTCCTTTGCCCTTTCCGTATTTATTCTTATTTGGATTGCTATTATTCTTTTTCGAACGGTTATTTTAAAACACCTCCGAATATTTGCAGAAAAGACAGAAGATAAACTTGATGACGAGATTATTACTGTTGTAGAAGGCATTTCTTCGTTCTTTTATTTCTTCCTCGCGTTTTATCTTATGATGAAATCACTTTCTCTTGGTGGTTCATTTCATAAGGCACTTGATGGAATCTTTTTCTTCCTTATTATTCTCGAAGCCGTTCGTTTTGCTCATCTTTTTATCGATATCACCTTTGAGCGATCACTGAAAAAGGACAGTGAGATGGCAAAAAATGGCATGCGTCTCGTTGCTACCATTCTTCTTTGGGTTATTGGTGGACTCATGATTCTCTCGAATCTTGGGTACGATATTACTGCGCTTGCCGCCTCCCTTGGAATTGGTGGTATTGCAGTAGCCCTTGCGGCACAGAATATTTTAGGAGACCTTTTTTCGAGCTTCTCTATTTATTTTGATCGTCCGTTTCAGATTGATGATTTTATTATCGTTGGAAACGACATGGGCGTGGTGAAAAAAATAGGTCTCAAAACAACACGCATTATGACGCTCCGCGGAGAAGAGCTTGTTGTGTCAAATCAAGAGCTCACCTCTACGCGTGTTTTGAATTTTAAAAAGATGAATCGCCGTCGCATTGTGTTCACTTTTGGGGTGGAATACGGAACGCCTACCAAAAAACTTGAGCATATTTCGGAAATGATTCAGAACATTATTCATGATGAAAAACTGACAGAATACGACCGATGCCATTTTTCCTCGTTTGGTGAGAGCAGTTTGACATTTGAGTGTGTCTATTATGTCGATTCTCCAGAATACAACGTCTACATGGATATTCAAGAATCCATTAATCTCGCCATTCTAAAGGCGTTTGAGCAAGAAGGAATTTCCATGGCATTTCCCACAAGAACACTCTATATGCGAACAGAGGAAAAATAA
- a CDS encoding tail fiber domain-containing protein produces the protein MTFICIPSTLSAWTPDEKSTLDPLYSNDWNIVSHNASSWERSGDIQTPGDDIFLNTSGGVAIGTTILPADVKLGVQGKIGATEYCDENGENCIQISNIVFWGGLSCSEGEIIKMKNGVWICSADTIGGRTDGGDMTNCADGSILKFSVISGEWECAPDLQGAIQNLSCKEGEIPKYKNGQWECALDTIGEGGVNDNFSCNFGEIIKFNGTSWECASDESGSGGESATWGSITGTLSSQSDLNTALNDRLSLSGGTMTGQLLLSGNPTSAFGAATKQYVDSAIAGGGDTNWILSGSDIYSGVSGNVGIGTASPTEKLVVDGNVRITNGSDICIEGGNCLSSVEGVSDNDWTVVGGGTQTDSCHAYQTYSSPYCTLTATNIGGGNYRLNYTIDFQNSGWWSRADATYGKIYPDDIRIDKTAAQQSGSVVVTPSQREIYWFRFPGGTVASPSPNPIICSIPAPIGGSASASGICGSAHESTFSSTPTANLCSSGTATAITTGAYTDASYYWQCVEQQTETMYSGVSGNVGIGTASPNAKLHVKTDTGTNAEIDIQSGELTHWGMYQDENTSDLQFWNTDNRVTFTNDGKVGIGTTSPTQALDVNGRIKGTELCIAGACRSSWPSGASWGSITGSLSSQSDLNTALNQRLSLSGGTMTGQLLLSGNPTSALGAATKQYVDGAVSAVSLKEIHDADNNTKVQVEESTNENKIRFDTNGTERMIIDNSGNVGIGTTSPLGKLHIYNPANAGAELILETVSSAQAAAIRFYADGIFLGNIGYLPGLDGMGIGGGNEQASSIFVQRNTQDVGIGTTSPLGKLHIYNPVNTGAELIVDSISTGITAIQLYSGGVSKGSISYNPAVGANTISLGSDTNGNVINILRTNNYVGIGTISPAYQLDVNGYIRGTNVAPSDIRLKKDIVTLSDSLSKILHLRGVSYFWKDSEKGEEKQIGVIAQEVEKEFPELVLEDNEGMKSVNYSALVAPLIEAVKEQQKEIERQQVQIELLSSKIEKLEQ, from the coding sequence TTGACATTCATTTGCATTCCATCAACACTTTCTGCATGGACTCCAGATGAAAAATCCACACTCGACCCACTCTATTCCAACGATTGGAATATTGTCTCTCATAACGCAAGCAGTTGGGAACGATCTGGAGATATTCAAACCCCTGGTGATGATATTTTTCTCAATACATCTGGAGGAGTTGCCATTGGAACTACCATTCTTCCCGCAGATGTAAAACTGGGAGTTCAGGGGAAAATAGGGGCCACCGAATATTGTGATGAAAACGGAGAAAATTGTATTCAAATTTCAAATATTGTTTTTTGGGGCGGGCTTTCGTGTTCAGAGGGAGAGATAATAAAGATGAAAAATGGAGTTTGGATATGTTCCGCAGACACAATTGGCGGAAGAACTGATGGTGGAGATATGACAAACTGTGCTGATGGATCCATTCTTAAGTTTAGTGTAATTTCTGGAGAATGGGAGTGTGCCCCTGACCTTCAGGGCGCTATTCAAAATCTTTCCTGCAAAGAAGGGGAGATTCCAAAATATAAAAATGGACAGTGGGAATGTGCTCTCGATACCATCGGTGAAGGAGGGGTGAATGATAATTTCTCTTGCAATTTTGGGGAGATTATTAAGTTCAACGGAACTTCTTGGGAGTGCGCTTCGGATGAAAGCGGTTCTGGAGGAGAAAGTGCAACTTGGGGAAGTATCACGGGAACCCTTTCGAGTCAGAGTGATCTAAATACTGCTCTGAATGATAGACTCTCTCTTTCGGGAGGAACAATGACAGGACAGCTTCTTCTTTCGGGAAATCCGACAAGTGCGTTTGGGGCTGCAACAAAACAGTATGTTGATAGTGCGATTGCAGGAGGCGGAGACACAAACTGGATTCTCTCTGGAAGTGATATATACAGCGGAGTCTCGGGCAACGTAGGAATTGGAACTGCTTCTCCCACAGAAAAATTAGTGGTCGATGGAAATGTTCGAATCACCAATGGTTCGGATATTTGTATTGAAGGAGGAAATTGTCTCTCAAGCGTAGAAGGAGTTAGCGATAATGACTGGACCGTAGTGGGCGGAGGAACGCAGACAGATTCTTGCCATGCGTATCAAACATACTCCTCACCCTATTGTACCCTTACTGCAACGAATATCGGAGGAGGAAACTACAGGCTGAATTATACTATTGATTTTCAAAATTCCGGATGGTGGAGTCGTGCTGATGCGACCTACGGCAAAATTTATCCAGATGATATCCGTATCGACAAAACAGCCGCTCAACAGAGTGGATCAGTAGTGGTTACCCCTTCTCAGAGAGAAATTTATTGGTTCCGTTTTCCAGGAGGGACAGTTGCAAGTCCGTCACCCAATCCTATCATTTGTTCTATTCCTGCTCCCATTGGTGGATCGGCTTCCGCATCAGGAATCTGCGGATCTGCCCATGAAAGCACATTCTCCTCAACACCAACAGCAAACCTCTGTAGCTCTGGAACGGCTACTGCAATTACAACCGGTGCGTATACTGACGCATCATATTATTGGCAGTGTGTTGAGCAACAAACAGAAACTATGTACAGCGGAGTCTCGGGAAACGTAGGAATTGGAACTGCTTCTCCCAATGCCAAACTCCATGTTAAAACTGATACTGGAACAAATGCTGAAATAGATATTCAAAGTGGGGAATTGACTCACTGGGGAATGTATCAAGACGAAAACACTTCCGATTTGCAATTTTGGAATACAGATAATCGTGTCACTTTTACCAATGATGGAAAAGTAGGAATTGGAACCACTTCTCCTACACAAGCACTTGATGTGAATGGGAGAATAAAAGGAACAGAACTTTGTATTGCTGGCGCTTGCCGATCTTCTTGGCCAAGCGGAGCAAGCTGGGGAAGTATTACGGGAAGCCTTTCGAGTCAGAGTGATCTAAATACTGCTCTGAATCAAAGACTCTCTCTTTCAGGAGGAACAATGACAGGACAACTTCTTCTTTCGGGAAATCCGACAAGTGCGTTGGGGGCTGCAACAAAACAGTATGTTGATGGAGCTGTTTCAGCCGTTTCTCTCAAAGAAATTCATGATGCTGATAACAACACCAAAGTACAGGTAGAAGAAAGTACCAATGAGAATAAGATTCGTTTCGACACCAATGGAACCGAACGGATGATTATTGATAATAGCGGAAATGTAGGAATTGGAACCACAAGCCCACTGGGAAAACTCCATATTTATAACCCCGCCAATGCTGGCGCAGAACTTATTCTCGAGACTGTTTCTAGTGCACAAGCTGCTGCTATTCGATTTTATGCAGATGGAATCTTTTTGGGAAACATTGGTTATCTTCCCGGGCTAGATGGAATGGGAATAGGAGGAGGAAATGAACAAGCCTCCAGTATTTTTGTCCAACGAAATACACAAGATGTCGGAATTGGAACCACAAGCCCACTGGGAAAACTCCATATTTATAACCCCGTCAATACTGGCGCAGAACTTATTGTTGATAGCATTTCAACAGGAATTACGGCGATTCAACTGTATTCAGGAGGAGTTTCAAAGGGATCTATTTCCTACAACCCTGCAGTTGGAGCTAATACCATATCACTCGGAAGTGATACGAATGGTAATGTGATCAATATTCTTCGTACTAATAATTATGTCGGTATTGGAACAATTTCACCCGCCTATCAACTTGATGTCAATGGGTATATCCGTGGAACGAATGTTGCTCCATCTGATATTCGTCTCAAAAAAGATATTGTGACATTGAGTGATTCTCTCTCAAAAATATTGCATCTTCGTGGAGTCTCTTACTTTTGGAAAGATTCAGAAAAAGGAGAAGAAAAACAAATTGGAGTGATTGCGCAAGAAGTAGAAAAAGAATTTCCTGAACTCGTTTTAGAAGATAATGAGGGAATGAAGTCGGTCAATTACTCTGCTCTTGTTGCTCCGCTTATTGAAGCAGTAAAGGAACAGCAGAAGGAGATTGAGCGTCAACAAGTACAGATTGAGCTCCTTTCTTCAAAGATAGAAAAACTGGAACAGTAA
- the ftsH gene encoding ATP-dependent zinc metalloprotease FtsH produces MSKKTPTQLPPRSPKKKSSPWIILIVVVLVATFFSYFFGPPSDTSLKEIPISELRENFESGKYSSIKIRGESVLATIRDSDEKEKAIRLANETVSDLGLLNAPEGTTVEVVSTEAQNILQRVLFDFLPLFLILGIIVFFMTRMAKNAGGAFSFGQSKAKIFDRRKKKTKFSDVAGAYEAKEELTEIVDFLKNPKKYVKIGAKIPRGALLVGPPGTGKTLLARAVAGEANAPFFSISGSEFVEMFVGVGASRVRDLFEKAKKNAPAIIFIDEIDAVGRQRGGSGFGGGHDEREQTLNQILTEMDGFDNETNVIVMAATNRPDVLDKALLRPGRFDRRIVIDSPDIKAREEIIEVHTRNKPLAPDINLRDIAKITVGFSGADLENLVNEAAILVARENRKNITQKDLSISMEKISLGRERKSLVMKPEARRKTAYHETGHAMMAYLLPNADPVHKLSIVSRGMALGVTWTMPEEDQYSISRDKFLDEICVLLGGYSAEEIMFGQHETGVSDDLKKATRKARSMAVRYGMAPEIGPVSFSDSEDHSGFESFGVKGVSEEYLKKIDEFVEKTIRECLKRSMSLLTQEKETMVIIAEKLLEVETLNREEFEALCAKMKKKATSPKGEIKQK; encoded by the coding sequence ATGTCTAAAAAAACTCCCACACAACTTCCTCCACGATCTCCCAAGAAGAAATCTTCTCCATGGATTATTCTTATCGTTGTTGTTCTTGTTGCCACATTCTTTTCTTATTTTTTTGGACCTCCATCTGATACATCCCTGAAAGAAATTCCTATTTCAGAACTTCGTGAAAATTTTGAATCAGGAAAATATTCATCCATCAAGATAAGGGGAGAATCGGTGCTTGCCACCATTCGAGATTCTGATGAAAAAGAGAAGGCTATTCGTCTTGCAAACGAAACTGTTTCCGATCTCGGCTTGTTAAATGCTCCCGAAGGAACAACAGTGGAAGTGGTAAGCACAGAGGCACAAAATATTCTCCAAAGAGTTCTCTTTGATTTTCTTCCTCTTTTTCTTATTCTCGGAATTATCGTTTTTTTCATGACCCGCATGGCGAAAAATGCCGGAGGAGCATTTTCGTTTGGACAGTCGAAGGCAAAAATTTTTGACCGTCGAAAGAAAAAGACCAAATTTTCTGATGTTGCCGGTGCCTACGAAGCAAAAGAAGAACTAACAGAAATCGTCGATTTTCTAAAAAATCCAAAAAAATACGTCAAAATTGGAGCAAAAATTCCTCGAGGAGCGCTCCTCGTTGGTCCTCCTGGAACAGGAAAAACACTACTCGCTCGTGCGGTAGCAGGTGAAGCTAACGCCCCTTTTTTCTCTATTTCTGGTTCGGAATTTGTTGAAATGTTCGTAGGAGTGGGAGCAAGTCGTGTTCGTGACCTCTTTGAAAAAGCAAAAAAGAATGCTCCGGCGATTATTTTTATTGATGAAATTGATGCGGTTGGTCGTCAACGTGGTGGTAGTGGATTTGGTGGCGGGCACGACGAACGCGAACAAACACTCAACCAAATTCTTACCGAAATGGATGGGTTTGATAATGAAACAAATGTCATCGTCATGGCGGCAACCAATCGCCCTGACGTTCTTGATAAAGCATTACTCCGACCTGGACGATTTGATCGTCGTATTGTTATCGATAGTCCAGATATAAAGGCTCGAGAAGAAATTATTGAAGTACACACGAGAAACAAGCCTCTTGCTCCAGACATAAATCTTCGAGATATTGCTAAAATTACTGTTGGTTTTTCTGGTGCCGATCTTGAAAACCTTGTAAATGAAGCAGCTATTTTGGTAGCACGCGAAAATCGAAAAAATATCACCCAAAAAGATCTCAGTATTTCTATGGAAAAGATTTCCTTGGGACGTGAGAGAAAATCTCTTGTTATGAAACCAGAAGCTCGCCGAAAAACCGCCTATCATGAAACAGGGCACGCAATGATGGCATATTTGCTTCCCAACGCAGACCCTGTGCATAAGCTCTCTATTGTTTCTCGTGGAATGGCGCTTGGTGTGACTTGGACAATGCCAGAAGAAGATCAATATTCTATTTCGCGTGATAAATTTCTCGATGAAATTTGTGTACTTCTTGGAGGATATTCCGCTGAAGAAATTATGTTTGGGCAACATGAAACAGGTGTTTCAGATGATCTGAAGAAAGCGACACGAAAAGCAAGAAGCATGGCGGTTCGCTATGGTATGGCACCAGAAATTGGACCTGTTAGCTTTTCCGACTCGGAGGATCACTCTGGTTTTGAGAGCTTCGGAGTAAAAGGGGTTTCTGAGGAATATCTGAAAAAAATTGATGAATTTGTCGAAAAAACTATTCGAGAGTGTCTCAAAAGGAGCATGTCTCTTTTGACACAAGAAAAGGAAACTATGGTAATAATTGCCGAAAAGCTTCTCGAGGTGGAAACGTTAAACAGAGAAGAGTTTGAAGCACTTTGTGCAAAGATGAAGAAAAAAGCCACCTCTCCAAAAGGGGAAATAAAGCAAAAATAG